From one Rhodanobacteraceae bacterium genomic stretch:
- the parC gene encoding DNA topoisomerase IV subunit A, with product MSTGELLPFEQIPLRDYAEQAYLNYSMYVVLDRALPFVGDGLKPVQRRILYAMSELGLNAAAKHKKSARTVGDVIGKYHPHGDSACYEALVLMAQSFSFRYPLIDGQGNFGSPDDPKSFAAMRYTESKLTPFAKLLLDELGQGTVEWEQNFDGTLEEPSWMPSRVPHVLLNGTTGIAVGMATDIPPHNLREVLSACIRLLDDPDATTADLCEHIRGPDFPTSAEIITPRADLIRMYETGNGSVRARAVYLRENGNIIITALPHQVSPSKIIEQIAEQMRTKKLPMVEDLRDEGDHAQPIRIVIVPRSNRVDVDELMGHLYATTDLEKSFRINVNLIGLDARPQVKPLKLLLTEWLQFRTDTVRRRLQHRLQKVERRLHLLEGLLIAFLNLDEVIRIIRTEDEPKPVLMARFGLSEEQAEYILETKLRQLARLEEMKIRGEQSELAAERAELQSILESKSKLKSLIKKELEADAKQYGDDRRSPLVERGQAKALSEADLTPSEPVTVIVSDKGWVRAAKGHDIDATALSYREGDRYLASARGRSNLQAAFLDTTGRAYSTPAHSLPSARGQGEPLTGRFDPPSGARFLATVCADSDALLLLATDAGYGFHTRFESLVSRNRSGKQLLTVPDGAQVMAPTMVPGNAETALVAAVSSDGHLLVFPLGELPELDKGKGNKIINLPAGKHAAGARLIALAAFQPSQELVVVAGGRITRLKGHDLDAYRGTRAQRGALLPRGLQRVDRVEVV from the coding sequence ATGAGCACTGGCGAACTCCTGCCCTTCGAGCAGATCCCGCTGCGCGATTACGCCGAACAGGCGTACCTCAATTATTCGATGTACGTGGTGCTCGACCGCGCCCTGCCCTTCGTCGGCGACGGGCTGAAGCCGGTGCAGCGCCGCATCCTGTACGCGATGAGCGAGCTCGGGCTGAATGCCGCCGCCAAGCACAAGAAGTCGGCGCGCACCGTCGGCGATGTGATCGGCAAGTACCACCCGCATGGCGACTCGGCCTGTTACGAGGCGCTGGTGCTGATGGCGCAGTCCTTCAGTTTCCGCTACCCGCTGATCGACGGCCAGGGCAACTTCGGTTCGCCGGACGATCCGAAGAGCTTCGCGGCGATGCGCTATACCGAGTCCAAGCTCACGCCCTTCGCGAAGCTGCTGCTCGACGAACTTGGCCAGGGCACGGTGGAGTGGGAACAGAACTTCGACGGCACGCTGGAAGAACCATCGTGGATGCCGTCGCGGGTGCCGCATGTGCTGCTCAACGGCACCACCGGCATCGCCGTCGGCATGGCCACCGACATCCCGCCGCACAACCTGCGCGAGGTGCTCAGCGCCTGCATCCGCCTGCTCGACGATCCGGACGCCACCACCGCGGACCTGTGCGAGCACATCCGCGGGCCGGACTTCCCGACCAGCGCGGAAATCATCACCCCGCGCGCCGACCTGATCCGCATGTACGAGACCGGCAACGGCTCGGTCCGGGCGCGCGCCGTTTACCTGCGCGAGAACGGCAACATCATCATCACCGCGCTGCCGCACCAGGTCTCGCCGAGCAAGATCATCGAACAGATCGCCGAGCAGATGCGGACCAAGAAGCTGCCGATGGTCGAGGACCTGCGCGACGAGGGCGACCACGCGCAACCGATCCGTATCGTCATCGTGCCGCGTTCCAACCGGGTCGATGTCGACGAACTGATGGGGCATCTGTACGCCACCACCGATCTGGAAAAGAGCTTCCGCATCAACGTCAACCTGATCGGCCTGGACGCACGGCCGCAGGTCAAGCCGCTCAAGCTGCTGCTGACCGAGTGGCTGCAGTTCCGCACCGACACCGTGCGCCGGCGCCTGCAGCACCGGCTGCAGAAGGTCGAGCGCAGGCTGCACCTGCTGGAAGGCCTGCTGATCGCCTTCCTCAACCTGGACGAAGTGATCCGCATCATTCGCACCGAGGATGAGCCCAAGCCGGTGCTGATGGCGCGTTTCGGCCTGAGCGAGGAACAGGCCGAGTACATCCTGGAAACCAAGCTGCGCCAGCTGGCGCGGCTGGAAGAGATGAAGATCCGCGGCGAGCAGTCGGAACTGGCCGCCGAGCGCGCCGAACTGCAATCGATCCTGGAGTCCAAATCCAAGCTGAAATCGCTGATCAAGAAGGAACTTGAAGCCGACGCGAAGCAGTACGGCGACGACCGCCGTTCGCCGCTGGTCGAACGTGGCCAGGCCAAGGCGCTGTCCGAGGCCGATTTGACGCCATCCGAGCCGGTCACCGTGATCGTCTCCGACAAGGGCTGGGTGCGCGCGGCCAAGGGTCACGACATCGACGCCACTGCGTTGAGCTATCGCGAGGGCGACCGCTACCTCGCCAGTGCACGCGGGCGCAGCAACCTGCAGGCGGCCTTCCTCGACACCACCGGACGCGCGTACTCGACGCCCGCGCACTCGCTGCCATCGGCTCGCGGCCAGGGTGAGCCGCTGACCGGGCGCTTCGATCCGCCCTCCGGCGCGCGCTTCCTCGCGACCGTCTGCGCCGACTCGGACGCGCTCCTGCTGCTGGCCACCGATGCGGGCTACGGCTTCCACACCCGCTTCGAGAGCCTGGTCTCGCGCAACCGCAGCGGCAAGCAGCTGCTGACCGTACCCGACGGCGCCCAGGTGATGGCGCCGACCATGGTCCCCGGCAACGCCGAGACCGCGCTGGTCGCGGCGGTTTCCAGCGACGGCCACCTGCTGGTGTTCCCGCTCGGCGAGCTGCCGGAACTGGACAAGGGCAAGGGCAACAAGATCATCAACCTTCCCGCTGGCAAGCACGCCGCGGGCGCGCGCCTGATCGCACTGGCCGCATTTCAGCCTTCGCAGGAACTGGTCGTGGTCGCGGGCGGCCGCATCACCCGCCTCAAGGGCCATGACCTCGACGCCTACCGCGGCACCCGCGCCCAGCGCGGCGCGCTGCTGCCGCGCGGGCTGCAGCGGGTGGATCGGGTGGAGGTGGTGTGA
- a CDS encoding DNA-3-methyladenine glycosylase 2 family protein, whose protein sequence is MSSDVDRLAREHLRERDPKLAIWMTRVGDLPLPRPEPFALVHALARSIIFQQLNGKAAETIFGRLQQALGGRRVSARALAAADESDLRAAGVSGSKIRALKDLAAHAQARRLPSPDALHAMSDEEAIDKLTIVRGIGPWTVQMLLMFRMGRVDILPLSDFGVRAGAQLVHGLDAMPGTAQLAELGAPWAPYRSLASLYLWRAVDTARENKD, encoded by the coding sequence ATGAGCAGCGATGTCGACCGTCTCGCACGTGAGCACCTGCGCGAGCGCGATCCTAAGCTGGCGATCTGGATGACCCGCGTCGGCGACCTGCCGTTGCCGCGCCCGGAACCCTTCGCCCTGGTGCACGCACTGGCGCGCTCGATCATCTTCCAGCAGTTGAACGGCAAGGCTGCCGAGACCATCTTCGGGCGATTGCAGCAGGCGCTCGGGGGCCGCCGCGTGTCAGCGCGCGCCCTGGCTGCGGCGGACGAATCCGATTTGCGCGCGGCCGGCGTGTCAGGGTCCAAGATCCGCGCGCTCAAGGACCTGGCCGCGCACGCGCAGGCGCGGCGCCTGCCATCGCCCGACGCCCTGCACGCGATGTCCGATGAGGAAGCCATCGACAAACTGACCATCGTGCGCGGCATCGGGCCGTGGACGGTGCAGATGCTGCTGATGTTCCGGATGGGCCGCGTCGACATCCTGCCGCTCAGCGATTTCGGGGTGCGCGCCGGCGCACAGCTGGTGCATGGGCTCGACGCGATGCCGGGCACCGCCCAACTGGCAGAGCTGGGCGCGCCCTGGGCGCCTTACCGATCGCTGGCCAGCCTGTATCTTTGGCGCGCTGTCGACACTGCCCGGGAAAACAAAGACTGA
- a CDS encoding penicillin acylase family protein, whose product MRSTGLYRRPLAVATAMALWAGVAAAQSTPTVAPGLIANGQISIDAEGVPTVVAQNDLDMAFLQGYIHARDRFFQMDFSRRGASGTVSELVGSAGLANDVQIRTLGLRRAAWESYAKASQDMRDFLQAYSNGVNHWIRTTPALPPEYGALELTRVDPWSPVDSLVIGKALAFQLSFDLDIDFTLRLAAYQQAGAAGGFNGTALFFEDTHRTQPGDNRVSIPGFLQSIGGQGEAPKSLADEVPSISPQTVELARAYREQIADHPLIGPALNFREGRGASNWWVVAGRNTNTGRPILANDPHLGLDTPSVFYENRLYSTDSRFPVPYTFSGSSVAGAPGPLLGCTDRFCWGLTTNPLDVTDTYQETFRLNTYGLPTHTIYNGVAEPVVWIFQSYFVNNVGDGVANNVARSNSIGYTNGGVTIIVPRRNNGPVVQISGSTGLSVAYTGWGATNELETFRRLPRSRNVQEFRDNLQYFDVGSQNFVYADTDNNIAYFTTAEAPLRTDLQTLGRPDGGVPPFLIRDGSGALKHDWLPRTSNHPNQSVPFEILPPAEMPFVINPTQGYIANCNNDPVGVTLDNNSLNQLRPGGGIYYLENGYSAFRQGRIDRLLADRIRAGNPITVDFIKQTQANNQPLDAEKLTPFLLQAAANANAANAWPELRAVATDARVAAAIARLQSWDYTTPTGIPEGYDAGDNPASLPQPSQTEIRNSTAATVFAVWRSFAIRGVVDATLTRIGLSSQTPGSEESVRALLNLLEKYPTARGVGASGVNFFQVSGAPSPEAARDVILLRALRDALTALASNDFAPAYANSTNIDDYRWGRLHRIVFDHPLGGPFNLPGANPYGFSNLSPQLPGVARPGGYETLDVAGHSTKANTLNGFMFGSGPARRFVGTMTDAISAENIHPGGQSGVLGSQTYASQLGRWLTNRYKTLIINRDQALQAERERLEFRP is encoded by the coding sequence ATGCGCAGCACGGGTTTGTACAGGCGACCGCTGGCGGTCGCGACGGCAATGGCGTTGTGGGCGGGCGTGGCAGCGGCGCAGTCGACGCCGACGGTGGCGCCGGGCTTGATCGCCAACGGCCAGATTTCGATCGATGCCGAGGGCGTGCCGACGGTAGTCGCGCAGAACGACCTCGACATGGCCTTCCTGCAGGGCTACATCCACGCCCGCGACCGCTTCTTCCAGATGGACTTCAGCCGGCGCGGCGCGAGCGGCACGGTGTCGGAACTGGTGGGCTCGGCGGGCCTCGCCAATGACGTGCAGATCCGCACGCTCGGCCTGCGCCGCGCCGCGTGGGAGTCTTACGCCAAGGCATCGCAGGACATGCGCGATTTCCTGCAGGCCTATTCCAACGGCGTCAATCACTGGATCCGCACCACCCCGGCGCTGCCGCCCGAATACGGCGCGCTGGAACTGACCCGTGTCGATCCCTGGTCGCCGGTGGATTCGCTGGTGATCGGCAAGGCGCTCGCCTTCCAGTTGTCTTTCGATCTGGACATCGATTTCACCCTGCGCCTGGCGGCCTACCAGCAGGCTGGCGCCGCTGGCGGCTTCAACGGCACGGCGCTGTTCTTCGAAGACACCCATCGCACCCAGCCGGGCGACAACCGGGTGTCGATCCCCGGCTTCCTGCAATCGATCGGCGGCCAGGGCGAAGCACCCAAGAGCCTCGCCGACGAAGTGCCGAGCATTTCGCCGCAGACGGTGGAACTGGCGCGCGCCTATCGCGAGCAGATCGCCGACCACCCGCTGATCGGTCCCGCGCTGAACTTCCGCGAGGGTCGTGGCGCGAGCAACTGGTGGGTGGTCGCCGGGCGCAACACCAATACCGGCCGGCCGATCCTGGCCAACGATCCGCACCTTGGCCTCGATACGCCATCCGTATTTTATGAAAACCGCCTGTACTCGACCGATTCGCGCTTTCCGGTGCCGTACACCTTCAGCGGGTCCTCGGTCGCTGGCGCGCCGGGTCCGCTGCTCGGCTGCACCGATCGTTTCTGCTGGGGCCTGACCACCAATCCGCTGGATGTCACCGACACCTACCAGGAGACCTTCCGGCTCAATACCTATGGCTTGCCGACGCACACGATCTACAACGGTGTCGCCGAGCCGGTGGTCTGGATCTTCCAGAGCTATTTCGTCAACAACGTCGGCGACGGTGTGGCCAACAACGTGGCGCGGAGCAACAGCATCGGCTACACCAACGGCGGTGTGACCATCATCGTTCCGCGCCGCAACAATGGCCCGGTGGTGCAGATTTCCGGTTCGACCGGCCTGTCGGTGGCCTACACCGGTTGGGGCGCGACCAATGAGCTGGAGACCTTCCGTCGCCTGCCGCGCTCGCGCAATGTGCAGGAGTTCCGCGACAACCTGCAGTACTTCGACGTCGGCTCGCAGAACTTCGTGTATGCGGACACCGACAACAACATCGCCTACTTCACCACCGCCGAAGCGCCACTGCGCACCGATTTGCAGACGCTCGGCCGGCCGGATGGCGGCGTTCCGCCGTTCCTGATCCGCGATGGATCGGGCGCGCTCAAGCACGACTGGCTGCCGCGCACCAGCAACCATCCGAACCAGTCGGTGCCGTTTGAAATCCTGCCGCCGGCGGAGATGCCCTTTGTGATCAATCCGACCCAGGGCTACATCGCCAACTGCAACAACGATCCGGTCGGCGTGACGCTGGACAACAACTCGCTGAACCAGTTGCGCCCAGGCGGCGGCATTTACTACCTGGAGAACGGCTATTCCGCGTTCCGCCAGGGCCGTATCGACCGCCTGCTGGCCGACCGCATCCGCGCAGGTAACCCGATTACGGTCGACTTCATCAAGCAGACCCAGGCGAACAACCAGCCGCTGGACGCCGAGAAGCTGACGCCCTTCCTGTTGCAAGCGGCCGCCAACGCCAATGCGGCGAATGCCTGGCCAGAACTGCGTGCGGTGGCTACGGACGCGCGCGTGGCGGCGGCCATCGCCCGCCTGCAGAGTTGGGACTACACCACGCCGACCGGCATTCCGGAGGGCTATGACGCCGGCGACAACCCGGCGAGCCTGCCGCAGCCCAGCCAGACCGAAATCCGCAACTCGACCGCTGCCACCGTCTTCGCGGTGTGGCGTTCCTTCGCGATCCGCGGCGTGGTGGATGCCACGCTGACGCGCATCGGGCTGTCCAGCCAGACACCGGGCTCCGAGGAATCGGTGCGCGCGCTGCTGAACCTGCTGGAGAAGTACCCGACGGCGCGCGGCGTTGGCGCCAGCGGCGTCAACTTCTTCCAGGTCAGCGGCGCGCCGAGTCCGGAGGCGGCGCGCGACGTGATCCTGCTGCGTGCGCTGCGGGATGCGCTGACGGCGCTCGCGAGCAACGACTTCGCGCCGGCGTATGCGAATTCGACCAACATCGACGACTATCGCTGGGGCCGGTTGCACCGCATCGTGTTCGACCACCCGCTGGGCGGTCCGTTCAACCTGCCGGGAGCCAACCCCTACGGCTTCAGCAACCTGTCGCCGCAGCTGCCGGGCGTCGCGCGTCCTGGCGGATACGAGACGCTGGATGTGGCTGGTCACTCGACCAAGGCGAACACGCTGAATGGCTTCATGTTCGGCAGCGGACCGGCGCGGCGTTTCGTGGGCACGATGACCGATGCAATCTCGGCTGAGAACATCCATCCGGGTGGCCAGTCGGGTGTGTTGGGTTCGCAGACCTATGCGAGCCAGCTCGGTCGCTGGCTGACCAACCGCTACAAGACGCTGATCATCAACCGCGACCAGGCACTGCAGGCAGAGCGCGAACGGCTCGAGTTCCGTCCGTAA
- a CDS encoding PA0069 family radical SAM protein, with the protein MPLPPSRIKGRGAAGNPVGRFESTRHESEDDGWWRELDAPSPRTQVTIEQARSVITRNDSPDLPFDLALNPYRGCEHGCIYCYARPTHEYLNLSSGLDFETRLYAKENAPEVLRRELAKPGHKVSPINLGASTDPYQPIERRHRVTRGVIEVLAQARHPLTIVTKNALVLRDLDLLRDLARDDLVQVFLSVTTLDNGLASRLEPRASAPHARLRAVAELAAAGVPVGVFVAPLIPAITDAEMESVMQAAREAGASTISYTLVRLPHQVAPLFREWLELHFPDRAAHVMSLIQQMRGGRDNDPRFGSRMRGEGLFADLLKRRFEIARKRLGFATREEHVGLRCDLFHAPARAKDASPQGDLFG; encoded by the coding sequence ATGCCCTTGCCCCCCTCCCGCATCAAGGGCCGCGGCGCCGCCGGCAACCCGGTGGGGCGCTTCGAGTCCACCCGGCACGAGAGCGAGGACGACGGCTGGTGGCGCGAACTGGACGCGCCATCCCCGCGCACGCAGGTGACCATCGAGCAGGCGCGCTCGGTGATCACGCGCAACGATTCGCCCGATTTGCCCTTCGACCTGGCGTTGAATCCCTACCGCGGCTGCGAACACGGTTGCATCTACTGCTACGCGCGGCCGACGCACGAGTACCTGAACCTGTCTTCGGGGCTGGATTTCGAGACCCGGTTGTACGCCAAGGAAAACGCGCCGGAGGTCTTGCGCCGCGAACTGGCCAAGCCCGGCCACAAGGTCAGCCCGATCAATCTCGGCGCCAGTACCGATCCCTACCAGCCGATCGAACGCCGCCACCGGGTCACCCGCGGCGTGATCGAAGTGCTGGCGCAAGCGCGCCATCCGCTCACCATCGTGACCAAGAACGCGCTGGTGCTGCGCGATCTGGACCTGCTGCGCGACCTGGCCCGCGATGACCTGGTGCAGGTATTCCTGTCGGTCACCACGCTCGACAACGGCCTCGCCAGCCGACTGGAGCCGCGCGCCAGCGCGCCGCATGCGCGGCTGCGTGCGGTGGCCGAACTGGCTGCGGCGGGAGTCCCGGTGGGCGTGTTCGTGGCGCCGTTGATTCCGGCCATCACCGACGCGGAGATGGAGAGTGTCATGCAGGCCGCGCGCGAGGCCGGCGCCAGCACCATCAGCTACACCCTGGTGCGCCTGCCGCACCAGGTGGCGCCGCTGTTCCGCGAGTGGCTGGAGCTGCATTTCCCGGATCGCGCCGCGCATGTCATGAGCCTGATCCAGCAGATGCGCGGCGGGCGCGACAACGACCCGCGCTTCGGCTCGCGCATGCGCGGCGAGGGGCTGTTCGCCGACCTGCTCAAGCGTCGATTCGAAATCGCGCGCAAGCGCCTGGGCTTCGCCACGCGTGAAGAGCACGTCGGCCTGCGCTGCGATTTGTTCCACGCGCCGGCCAGGGCCAAGGACGCCTCGCCGCAGGGTGATCTGTTCGGCTGA
- the rimM gene encoding ribosome maturation factor RimM, producing the protein MGRVLGAHGVRGALMVASFCEPARRLLDYSPWWMVRNGVPSIVRVLRGQDSTKGLIVEIEGLSDRDQAAALKGAEIAIERAALPKLRKGQYYWTDLEGLRVRNREGVDLGVVDHLFDNGAHPVLVIRDGERERLVPFVLDHFVDAVDLEHRQLVVDWDPEF; encoded by the coding sequence ATGGGCCGTGTGCTCGGTGCGCACGGTGTGCGTGGGGCCCTGATGGTCGCATCCTTCTGCGAGCCCGCGCGTCGATTGCTGGATTACTCCCCATGGTGGATGGTGCGCAATGGCGTGCCGTCCATCGTGCGCGTTTTGCGCGGCCAGGACAGCACCAAAGGCTTGATCGTCGAGATCGAGGGCCTCTCTGACCGTGACCAGGCCGCCGCGCTCAAGGGCGCCGAGATCGCCATCGAGCGCGCCGCGCTGCCGAAGCTGCGCAAGGGCCAGTACTACTGGACCGACCTCGAGGGGCTGCGCGTGCGCAACCGCGAGGGCGTGGATCTCGGCGTCGTCGATCATCTGTTCGACAACGGCGCGCACCCGGTGCTGGTCATCCGCGACGGCGAGCGCGAGCGCCTGGTGCCCTTCGTACTCGACCATTTTGTGGATGCCGTGGATCTTGAGCATCGGCAGCTCGTGGTGGATTGGGATCCCGAGTTCTGA
- the rnt gene encoding ribonuclease T, with product MKPSQIPSTSLADRFRGFYPVVVDVETGGFDCDGDALLEIAAVLLDMTSDGRLVRTKTVSTHVVPFPGSNIDPRSLEITGIDPTHPLRAALDEREALDHIFEPVRKAMKALDCTRAILVGHNAAFDLSFINAAIRRTGHKRSPFHPFSTFDTVSLAGLAYGQTVLGKALHVAGLNWDSKAAHSAVYDAEQTADLFCTIVNRWRELHLAAPAGADADAAVALIVD from the coding sequence ATGAAACCATCGCAAATTCCCTCGACGTCTCTCGCCGACCGCTTCCGCGGTTTCTATCCCGTGGTCGTGGACGTCGAGACCGGAGGCTTCGATTGCGACGGCGACGCGCTGCTGGAGATCGCAGCGGTGCTGCTGGACATGACGTCGGACGGCCGGCTGGTGCGCACCAAGACCGTGTCGACGCACGTGGTGCCCTTCCCCGGCTCCAACATCGATCCGCGCTCGCTCGAGATCACCGGGATCGATCCCACCCATCCGCTGCGGGCGGCGCTGGACGAGCGCGAGGCGCTGGACCACATCTTCGAGCCCGTGCGCAAGGCGATGAAGGCGCTCGACTGCACGCGGGCGATCCTGGTCGGGCACAACGCGGCCTTCGACCTGTCCTTCATCAACGCCGCGATCCGCCGCACCGGCCACAAGCGCTCGCCCTTCCACCCATTCAGCACCTTCGATACGGTGTCGCTGGCGGGACTGGCCTACGGGCAGACGGTGCTGGGCAAGGCGCTGCATGTCGCCGGCTTGAACTGGGACAGCAAGGCCGCACATTCGGCCGTGTACGACGCCGAACAGACCGCCGATTTGTTCTGCACCATCGTCAATCGCTGGCGCGAGCTGCATCTGGCTGCGCCTGCCGGCGCCGATGCGGATGCTGCGGTTGCGCTGATCGTGGACTGA
- the trmD gene encoding tRNA (guanosine(37)-N1)-methyltransferase TrmD encodes MRFDVITLFPDFVRQAMGVGVVGRALEQGRVSLACWNPRDYTEDNYRRVDERPFGGGPGMVFKIDPLKRALADARERAGAAPVILMSPQGRRFDQDRAREFATLPGLVLVCGRYEGIDQRFVDRYVDDELSIGDFVLSGGELPALAVMDAVTRLLPGVLHTDASAIEDSFMDGVLDCPHYTRPEHAEEGEVPSVLLSGNHAAIARWRRKQSLGATWLRRPDLLARLKLNKLDRQLLIEFMDEHRPKISVD; translated from the coding sequence ATGCGCTTCGACGTCATCACCCTGTTCCCCGACTTCGTCCGCCAGGCGATGGGCGTGGGCGTGGTCGGGCGCGCACTGGAGCAGGGGCGGGTCAGCCTGGCGTGCTGGAATCCGCGCGACTACACCGAGGACAACTACCGGCGGGTCGACGAGCGGCCCTTCGGTGGCGGACCGGGCATGGTGTTCAAGATCGATCCGCTCAAGCGCGCGCTGGCCGATGCGCGCGAGCGCGCTGGCGCGGCGCCGGTGATCCTGATGAGCCCGCAAGGACGGCGTTTCGACCAGGACCGCGCGCGAGAGTTCGCGACGCTGCCGGGCCTGGTGCTGGTGTGCGGCCGCTACGAGGGCATCGACCAACGTTTCGTGGACCGCTACGTTGACGATGAGTTGTCGATCGGCGATTTCGTGCTCTCAGGCGGCGAGTTGCCGGCGCTGGCGGTGATGGACGCGGTAACGCGCCTGCTGCCGGGCGTGTTGCACACGGATGCCTCGGCGATCGAAGACAGTTTCATGGACGGCGTGCTCGACTGCCCGCACTACACCCGGCCGGAGCATGCCGAGGAAGGTGAGGTGCCGTCGGTGCTGCTGTCGGGCAATCACGCGGCCATCGCACGATGGCGGCGCAAGCAGTCGCTCGGGGCCACCTGGCTGCGGCGGCCGGACCTGCTGGCACGGCTGAAACTGAACAAACTCGATCGGCAACTGCTGATTGAGTTCATGGATGAACACAGGCCGAAAATCAGTGTAGACTAG
- the rplS gene encoding 50S ribosomal protein L19, with the protein MSKIIQQLEAEQMNRDIPAFTPGDTVVVNVKVKEGSRERVQAYEGVVIAIKSRGLNSSFTVRKISHGEGVERVFQTYSPAIESVQVKRRGKVRAAKLYYLRELEGKAARIREDLSAAAKG; encoded by the coding sequence ATGAGCAAAATCATTCAGCAGCTGGAAGCTGAGCAGATGAACCGCGACATCCCGGCGTTCACGCCTGGCGACACCGTCGTGGTCAATGTGAAGGTCAAGGAAGGTTCTCGTGAGCGCGTGCAGGCGTACGAGGGCGTGGTCATCGCGATCAAGAGCCGCGGGCTGAACTCCTCGTTCACCGTGCGCAAGATCTCGCACGGCGAAGGCGTGGAGCGCGTGTTCCAGACCTACAGCCCGGCGATCGAGTCGGTCCAGGTCAAGCGCCGCGGCAAGGTGCGTGCCGCCAAGCTGTACTACCTGCGCGAACTGGAAGGCAAGGCAGCCCGCATCCGCGAGGACCTGTCGGCCGCCGCCAAGGGCTGA
- the rpsP gene encoding 30S ribosomal protein S16 gives MVKIRLARGGAKKRPFYYIVVADERYARDGRSIERVGFYNPIAQGKEVPLTVDLDRVNHWVGVGAQPTDKVRQLIKIAQKQQPAAA, from the coding sequence ATGGTCAAGATTCGCCTTGCACGTGGTGGCGCCAAGAAGCGGCCGTTCTATTACATCGTCGTCGCCGATGAGCGCTATGCGCGTGATGGCCGCAGCATCGAGCGCGTCGGCTTCTACAACCCGATCGCGCAGGGCAAGGAAGTGCCGCTGACGGTCGATCTGGATCGCGTGAACCACTGGGTTGGCGTCGGCGCGCAGCCGACCGACAAGGTTCGCCAGCTGATCAAGATCGCGCAGAAGCAGCAACCCGCCGCGGCCTGA